A window of Nocardioidaceae bacterium genomic DNA:
CTCGTCGCCCACCCGCAGCTCGCCGGTGGGCCCGGTGACGTCACCGTCGCCGACAGCGATGACGACGCCGGCCGCCTCCCAGCCGATCCGCAGCGGCAGGGCGTCGGGGTCCTCACCCCAGGCGCCACCGAAGCGCTTGTGGTCGGCCGGGTTCAGGGCGGCGGCGCGCACCTCGACGACGACCTGCCCGGGACCCGGCTCGGGTGTCGGGATGTCGCGCAGCTCGAGGACGGCGGGATCCCCGTACGTCGGGGCGAGGACGGCGGACGGCATGGGGACTCCCGGCGGTGGACGGCACGAGCGGGTGGCTCTGCGCCCACGGTGCCCCACGCGTCCAATTCGTGCTCAGGCACCGGTCACCAGCCACCGGTCGCCGCGTTCGCGGTGCACCAGCACGACGGCGCGTGCGCCCATGAAGACCAGCGCGAAGGCCGCCCAGACCGCCACCAGCCCCGGGCCGGCACCGGCGAGCAGTGCGAGCGGGGCGTACACGAGCAGGGTCAGCAGGCCGCCCCACGCCAGGTACGGGCCGTCGCCGGCGCCGATGAGCACGCCGTCGAGCACGAAGACCACCCCGGCGACGGGCTGCGCGAGAGCCGCGAGCAGCAGCACGGGCACCAGCCGTTCCTGCACGGCGGTCTCCGGGGTGAACAGCGCACCGAGCACCGGGCTGAGCGCGGCGAGTCCGGCGCCGGTCAGGAAGCCTGCGGCCAGACCCCACTGGATCATCCGGCGGGTGTCGGCGCGCGTCGTCGTCACGTCGCTCGCGCCGAGGGACCGCCCGGTGAGGGCTTGACCGGCGATCGCGATGGCGTCGAGTGCGAAGGCCAGGGTGCTCCACAGGGTCAGGGCGAGCTGGTGGGTGGCGAGGTCGACGTCCTGGTCCGGCCCGGCGGGGCCGAGCGCGACGGCGTACGTGGTGAGCAGCAGGGCCGCCCTGAGGGTCAGGGTGCGGACGACCAGCGGTGTACCGGCCCGGGCTGCCAGCCGGATGCCGCGCACGTCGGGGCGCAGCGACGCCTCCTCGCGGAGCGCGCCGCGGACCACGACGGTCAGCAGCCACACGGCGCCGAGGGTCTGGGCGATCACGGACCCGTACGCCGAGCCCGCGATGCCGAGGTCGAGGCCGAAGACGAGCACCACGTTGAGGACGACGTTGAGGAGGTTCGTCACGACCGCGACGAGCAGGGGTGTGCGGGTGTCGAGGAAGCCCCGCAGGACGCCCGTGGCGGCGAGGATCACCAGCAGCGGGGTGACCCCGAGCAGTGCGGGGACCAGGTACGCCACCGCCTGGGCCGTCGCCTCCTCCGAGGCGCCGAACAGTCCGACGAGTGGTCCGGCGAGCACCATGCCGGGCACGGTGACGAGCACGCCGACGACGACGGCGAGCCAGATCCCGTCGATGCCGACGGCGAGCGCACCGCGGCGGTCGTCCGCGCCGAGCCGTCGGGCGACGGCGGCGGTGGTGCCGTACGCGAGGAACACGCAGACCCCGACCACCGTCTGCAGCACGGCGGCGGCGAGACCGAGGCCGGCGAGCGGGGTGGTGCCGAGACGCCCGACGATGGCGGCGTCCGCCAGCAGGAACAGCGGCTCGGCGATCAGCGCGAGGAACGCGGGGCCGGCCAGGGCTGCGATCTGACGGTCCCGGGAGGTCCACCACCGTCGCTCGCGCATGGCCCGAGGTTAGGTCCGTGCCAGGATCGGTCCATGATCCGCACCGAGTTCACCGAGATGTTCGGGGTCGAGCACCCCATCGCCTGCGGCGGCATGACCGCCGTCGGCACCGCCGAGCTGATCGCGGGGGTGGCGAACGCGGGAGCCCTCGGCTTCCTCACCGCCCTGACGCCCGGGTCGCCGGAGGCGCTGGTGAAGGAGATCGCGAAGACCCGCGACCTCACCGACAAGCCCTTCGGCATCAACCTGACGATCCTGCCGAGCATCGACCCGATCCCGTACGACGAGTACCGCCAGGTCATCGCCGAGTCCGGTGTCGGCGTCGTGGAGACCGCCGGCTCGAACCCTGCTCCGCACCTGCCGACCTTCAAGGAGGCCGGCATCAAGGTGGTGCACAAGGCCACGACGGTGCGCCACGCGCTGAAGGCGCAGTCCATCGGGGTCGACGTCGTCAGCATCGACGGGTTCGAGTGTGCGGGTCACCCGGGCAACGACGACGTGCCCGGCCTCGTGCTGATCCCGGCGGCCGCTGCCGCGTTGGACATCCCCGTCATCGCCTCGGGCGGCCTGGGCAACGGTGCGGGTCTCGTCGCGGCGTTGGCGTTGGGCGCGGTGGGCATCAACATGGGCACCCGTTTCGTGGCGACGGCCGAGGCGCCGGTGCACGAGAACATGAAGCGTCAGATCGTCGAGAACGACGAGACCGACACCGTCATCGTGTTCCGGTCCTTCGGCAACACCGCGCGCGTCGCGAAGAACTCGATCTCGATGGAGATCGCCGAGATCGGTGCCCGGGAGGACTCGACCTTCGACGACGTCGCCCACCTCGCCTCGGGCAAGCGCGCCCGCGAGGCCGTCATCGACGGTGGCGACATGGAGGGCGGCATGTGGTGGGCGAGCCAGGCGCAGGGTGTCATCGACTCGGTCGGCACGTGCGCCGAGGTCGTCGACGAGATCATGGCCGACGCCGAGCGCATCATCTCCGAGCGCCTCAGCTCCGCCCTCACCTGACGCCGAGAGGGCACAAAATCGTGCCGAGAGGGCACAAAATGACAGCCTGGGGCGTCATTCTGTGCCCTCTCGCGGAAACTTTCTGCCCTCTCGCGGGTCAGTCGTCGAGGAACGGATAGTCGATGTAGCCCTCGCCGCCGCCACCGTAGAAGGTGTCCGGGTTCGGCTCGTTGAGCTCCGCGCCCGTACGCCACCGCTCGGGCAGGTCCGGGTTCGCGATGAAGAGGCGACCGACGACGACCGCGTCGCCGAGGCCGTCGGCGAGCAGCTTCTCGGCGTCGTCGCGGGTGGTGACGGTGCCGAAGCCGTCGTTGATGAGGAACGGCGCGTCGACGCCCTCGCGGATCTGGTTGGTGACGTCGGCGCGGGGGTCGGCGAGCACGGAGACGTACGCGAGGCCGAGGTCCTTGATGCCGTCGACGACGGCACCGTAGGTGCGCAGCACGTCGAGGGGGTCCTCCTCGGTGGCGCCCTGGATGTTGTGTGCGGGGGAGAGGCGGATGCCGACCTTCTCGGCGCCGATGGCGTCGGCGACGGCGCGGGTCACCTCGATGGCGAAGCGTGCGCGGTTCTCCGGGGAGCCGCCGTAGGCGTCGTCGCGGGTGTTCGAGCCGGGGGCGAGGAACTGGTGGATCAGGTAGCCGTTCGCGGCGTGCACCTCGACTCCGTCGAGCCCGGCGGCCACGGCGTTGCGGGCGGCGTGGGCGTACTCCTCGACGACGCCGGGGATCTCCGACTCCTCCAGGGCGCGCGGCTCGGGGTGGTCCTTCTGCCCGTCGGCGGTGACCATCTGGCCGGGGGCGGCGATGGCCGAGGGGGCGACGGACTCGAGCCCGTCCTTGTTGTCGGGGTGGGCGATGCGGCCGGCGTGCATGAGCTGCGCGACGATGCGGCCGCCCTCGGCGTGCACGGCGTCGGCGACCCGGCGCCAGCCGACGACCTGCTCGTCGGAGTGGAAGCCGGGGGTGCCGAGGTAGCCCTTGCCGACGGCGCTCGGCTGCGAGCCCTCGGTGATGATGAGGGCGGCGCTCGCGCGCTGGCGGTAGTACTCGACGTGCAGGTCGCCCGGCACGCCGTCCTCGCCGGCGCGGTTGCGGGTCAGCGGCGCCATGACGATGCGGTGCGGGAACTTGCCCAGCGGGGTCTGCAGGGGGGTGAACAGGTCGGTCATGGGTCCTCCGGAGTGGGTGAAGGTGGCAACGATCGAGATCATTGCCAGCAACCGAGTCGCGGACACCGTCATTCCCGGGTGAGGTCACGGGGTGCGCAGCGTCACGGTCGTGAGAGGCAGCGGCCAGGGGGTACGAGGACCCGGTGAGTCCCGCACCCCCACCCAGCCGTCTCGGCCTCGGCCTGGCCGCGGTCGGCCGCCCGGCGTACATCACCGCCACCCGGGCCTCCCTCGGTGAGCCGGACACCGACGCCGACCGGTCGGTGACCGCGCTGCGGGACCGGAGCCACGCGCTGCTGGACCATGCGTACGCCCACGGCGTCCGCTACCTCGACGTGGCGCGGTCCTACGGCCGCGCCGAGGAGTTCCTCGCCGCATGGTTCGACGCGCGCCCGGAAGCGGCGGCGGACTGCGAGGTCGGCTCGAAGTGGGGCTACACCTACACCGGCGGCTGGCGCATGGACGGCGACGACGACGGCGCCCACGAGGTCAAGGACCTCACCCGGGGCACGTTCGACCGTCAGCTCGGGCAGACGAGAACGACGCTCGGTGACCGGCTCGCGGTCCACCACGTCCACTCCGCGACGACCGAGTCCGGCGTCCTGGACGACGAGGACGTGCTCGCAGGGCTGCGCGACCTCGCCGCGGAGGGCGTACGCATCGGCATCTCCACCTCCGGGCCCGACCAGGCCGCCACCGTCGAGCAGGCCCTGCGTGTCCCCCGCGACCCGACCC
This region includes:
- a CDS encoding MATE family efflux transporter is translated as MRERRWWTSRDRQIAALAGPAFLALIAEPLFLLADAAIVGRLGTTPLAGLGLAAAVLQTVVGVCVFLAYGTTAAVARRLGADDRRGALAVGIDGIWLAVVVGVLVTVPGMVLAGPLVGLFGASEEATAQAVAYLVPALLGVTPLLVILAATGVLRGFLDTRTPLLVAVVTNLLNVVLNVVLVFGLDLGIAGSAYGSVIAQTLGAVWLLTVVVRGALREEASLRPDVRGIRLAARAGTPLVVRTLTLRAALLLTTYAVALGPAGPDQDVDLATHQLALTLWSTLAFALDAIAIAGQALTGRSLGASDVTTTRADTRRMIQWGLAAGFLTGAGLAALSPVLGALFTPETAVQERLVPVLLLAALAQPVAGVVFVLDGVLIGAGDGPYLAWGGLLTLLVYAPLALLAGAGPGLVAVWAAFALVFMGARAVVLVHRERGDRWLVTGA
- a CDS encoding nitronate monooxygenase, with product MIRTEFTEMFGVEHPIACGGMTAVGTAELIAGVANAGALGFLTALTPGSPEALVKEIAKTRDLTDKPFGINLTILPSIDPIPYDEYRQVIAESGVGVVETAGSNPAPHLPTFKEAGIKVVHKATTVRHALKAQSIGVDVVSIDGFECAGHPGNDDVPGLVLIPAAAAALDIPVIASGGLGNGAGLVAALALGAVGINMGTRFVATAEAPVHENMKRQIVENDETDTVIVFRSFGNTARVAKNSISMEIAEIGAREDSTFDDVAHLASGKRAREAVIDGGDMEGGMWWASQAQGVIDSVGTCAEVVDEIMADAERIISERLSSALT
- a CDS encoding alkene reductase: MTDLFTPLQTPLGKFPHRIVMAPLTRNRAGEDGVPGDLHVEYYRQRASAALIITEGSQPSAVGKGYLGTPGFHSDEQVVGWRRVADAVHAEGGRIVAQLMHAGRIAHPDNKDGLESVAPSAIAAPGQMVTADGQKDHPEPRALEESEIPGVVEEYAHAARNAVAAGLDGVEVHAANGYLIHQFLAPGSNTRDDAYGGSPENRARFAIEVTRAVADAIGAEKVGIRLSPAHNIQGATEEDPLDVLRTYGAVVDGIKDLGLAYVSVLADPRADVTNQIREGVDAPFLINDGFGTVTTRDDAEKLLADGLGDAVVVGRLFIANPDLPERWRTGAELNEPNPDTFYGGGGEGYIDYPFLDD
- a CDS encoding aldo/keto reductase, with product MSPAPPPSRLGLGLAAVGRPAYITATRASLGEPDTDADRSVTALRDRSHALLDHAYAHGVRYLDVARSYGRAEEFLAAWFDARPEAAADCEVGSKWGYTYTGGWRMDGDDDGAHEVKDLTRGTFDRQLGQTRTTLGDRLAVHHVHSATTESGVLDDEDVLAGLRDLAAEGVRIGISTSGPDQAATVEQALRVPRDPTRPVADGGPLLITSVESTWNLLEPAAGPSLARAAEAGVRVIVKEVVANGRLAPTDEAHAGADAIAAELGVPLDQLATLAALAQPWAWRVLSGAVTVDQLASNLAAERLPTTDLIPYADRLDALAEPPEDYWTARSRRSWS